One part of the Prionailurus bengalensis isolate Pbe53 chromosome B2, Fcat_Pben_1.1_paternal_pri, whole genome shotgun sequence genome encodes these proteins:
- the POM121L2 gene encoding POM121-like protein 2, producing the protein MGGYLGRPGSPPSSPARARAHATEQVQRVHRAHPAPRHRPPRRPPGRDPAGRLDEAWRRFPMKRPRNAIVGPLPSDWWDSYFRRSVWSLRHPRARRSPVTVRIAPPEPWPTGAIRSAGPPASEKPPDPCAKETVLRALRGCTKGRAGWEDPPRPGGLQAARRSPDPRPSAFRPLLRNGVLASFEPRPGPLRRSPDSLGPDRSASGGPGCPSRSPAARAHSGGPPRSPRNAISSSYSSSRPLGAPGKRRAPGAALQPPEWPVRKKGKGRRSPSPGPPPPARSPAASGGSEPQGQGPPRPPRSPGTPGPPPGLGDADPDEDQASGHEVGLRWSSTAREDGAEVPTRCVPEPGSAAQPAASPGPPGAGTARTQDADPRSGSFAETREPPAASPPSPGRAAPAALSPLKEVSPLPSRGCSQPEPLPRPSPDSESAATWLRLTPASAPPPASDATRPPPAAQAGGTAAPPERPALTPAPPAVQRVAFLGGRAPLPPASAPPAAASAHPTPHPTLALPPNGEIGDSLRPSISATASAPSAPGLLAPTFRPIFGRGGPRQTGPGVAPSSSGHSSPPAPPASPHLLRSLLKATAVVVSATPARASQDSPFPPPVDIGAVSLSGAVDQADRAPACRAFLLGASCAFRACFSQATSFIFPLHPRAPVPAVHTVTIFSQVLSGAVQMPPHKSSAAVRGPPLPASAPAAGSRSALTARASGVGSALPAPSGARSRPPFPPSPGAPLQPALGAPDGQEQGAPPAPPGPSVTSPFGPGTWATAAPAPTPAGPAFGKTARSASGGLTLSASTCRVPSAPSGVPPNLGSALAGSPFGQTGAAGFGAAAQTRRSGAAGSVFGSTAPRPFAFGGLVTPMDCAESGVSVTAPDRSSDSGALGTAALRSGTTGPALTPFGKGRSQNTRGLASQSKPLVLGRTNTLARKTMFGGPGLAPFAQSTPFPGPLTRSSGLGFGMASPPAHSSVGRGRFRPSASSFSIGAKSKPPKSREQAHSRRHHAHKK; encoded by the coding sequence ATGGGCGGCTACCTGGGCAGGCCGGGGTCCCCGCCGTCGTCCCCGGCCCGGGCGCGCGCGCACGCCACCGAGCAGGTGCAGCGCGTCCACCGCGCCCACCCCGCGCCGCGGCACCGGCCCCCCCGGAGGCCGCCCGGCCGGGACCCCGCGGGCCGCCTCGACGAGGCCTGGAGGCGCTTCCCCATGAAGAGGCCCCGCAACGCCATCGTGGGGCCGCTGCCGTCGGACTGGTGGGACAGCTACTTCAGGCGCAGCGTCTGGTCCCTCCGGCACCCGCGGGCGCGGCGGAGCCCAGTCACCGTGAGGATCGCGCCCCCCGAGCCCTGGCCCACGGGCGCGATCCGCTCCGCTGGGCCCCCGGCCTCCGAGAAGCCCCCGGACCCCTGCGCAAAGGAGACGGTGCTGCGGGCGCTCCGGGGGTGCACGAAGGGGAGGGCGGGCTGGGAAGACCCGCCGCGTCCCGGGGGCCTGCAGGCCGCCAGGCGGAGCCCGGACCCCAGGCCGTCCGCATTTCGGCCCCTGCTGAGAAACGGGGTCCTCGCGTCTTTCGAGCCCCGGCCGGGGCCGCTGAGGAGAAGCCCGGACTCCCTGGGCCCGGACCGCAGCGCGAGCGGGGGCCCCGGCTGCCCCTCCCGGAGCCCCGCGGCTCGCGCGCACTCGGGGGGCCCCCCGCGCTCCCCGAGAAACGCCATCAGCAGCTCTTACAGCTCGTCCAGACCGCTCGGCGCGCCCGGGAAGCGAAGGGCGCCCGGTGCGGCCCTGCAGCCCCCAGAATGGCCggtgagaaagaaaggaaagggtcGCCGGTCTCCGTCTCCAGGGCCACCGCCACCGGCCAGGTCCCCGGCGGCGTCCGGCGGCTCTGAGCCGCAGGGTCAGGGGCCTCCGCGGCCGCCGCGCAGCCCTGGGACCCCGGGTCCACCTCCCGGGCTCGGCGATGCGGACCCTGACGAGGACCAGGCCTCGGGGCACGAAGTCGGGCTCCGGTGGAGCAGTACAGCCCGAGAGGACGGGGCCGAGGTCCCCACACGCTGTGTCCCCGAGCCGGGCTCCGCCGCTCAGCCTGCCGCGTCTCCCGGTCCGCCCGGTGCAGGCACAGCTCGAACCCAGGACGCGGATCCGCGGTCGGGAAGCTTCGCAGAGACGCGGGAGCCTCCGGCGGCCTCGCCACCGTCCCCCGGCCGGGCGGCCCCTGCGGCGCTCTCGCCCCTGAAGGAAGTCAGCCCGCTGCCCTCACGCGGCTGCTCGCAGCCAGAGCCCCTTCCGCGCCCCTCTCCTGACTCCGAGTCCGCAGCCACCTGGCTCCGTCTGACCCCTGCTTCCGCCCCGCCGCCAGCCTCGGACGCCACCAGGCCACCCCCCGCGGCTCAGGCCGGCGGGACCGCCGCGCCCCCGGAGCGGCCGGCCCTCACCCCCGCACCGCCCGCCGTGCAAAGGGTGGCCTTTCTGGGCGGccgggctcccctcccccctgcatcTGCGCCTCCTGCGGCAGCTTCTGCCCACCCCACGCCACACCCCACTTTGGCGCTCCCGCCCAACGGCGAGATCGGAGACTCCTTACGTCCCAGCATTTCGGCCACCGCCTCGGCACCTTCAGCCCCGGGTCTCTTGGCCCCTACCTTCAGGCCCATCTTTGGCCGCGGAGGACCCCGTCAAACCGGGCCCGGGGTCGCTCCTTCCTCTTCCGGGCACTCCTCGCCCCCCGCTCCCCCTGCTTCCCCCCATCTCCTCCGCAGCCTGCTCAAGGCTACCGCCGTGGTCGTGTCCGCCACCCCGGCCCGCGCTTCCCAAGACTCTCCTTTCCCGCCCCCCGTGGACATCGGCGCGGTGAGTCTCAGCGGTGCCGTGGACCAGGCTGACCGCGCCCCCGCCTGCCGCGCGTTCCTTCTCGGGGCCTCCTGTGCCTTCAGGGCCTGCTTCTCCCAAGCCACCAGCTTCATCTTCCCCCTACACCCGCGTGCCCCGGTCCCTGCCGTGCACACGGTCACCATCTTCAGCCAGGTTCTTTCCGGCGCTGTGCAGATGCCCCCTCATAAGAGCTCTGCCGCTGTGCGCGGCCCGCCTCTGCCAGCCTCCGCGCCCGCGGCAGGGAGCCGGTCGGCATTAACGGCCCGAGCCTCCGGCGTCGGCTCCGCACTCCCCGCGCCCTCGGGGGCGCGCTCAaggccccccttccccccctcccccggagcCCCTCTCCAGCCGGCACTTGGGGCTCCAGATGGGCAGGAGCAGGGGGCACCCCCGGCCCCGCCGGGCCCGAGTGTCACTAGTCCTTTCGGTCCGGGGACGTGGGCAACGGCAGCCCCCGCCCCGACCCCGGCTGGGCCAGCCTTCGGTAAGACCGCGCGGTCGGCCTCTGGGGGTCTGACGCTCTCCGCCTCCACCTGTCGCGTCCCCTCCGCCCCCTCCGGCGTCCCGCCAAACTTGGGCAGCGCTCTGGCGGGGTCTCCCTTTGGCCAAACCGGCGCAGCCGGCTTTGGAGCTGCGGCCCAGACCCGCCGGAGCGGGGCGGCCGGCTCCGTGTTCGGCAGCACGGCCCCCCGGCCTTTTGCCTTCGGGGGATTGGTGACCCCTATGGACTGCGCGGAGTCCGGGGTCAGTGTGACCGCCCCGGACAGGAGCTCCGACTCTGGAGCGTTGGGCACCGCAGCACTGCGAAGTGGGACCACGGGCCCCGCCCTCACGCCCTTCGGGAAAGGCCGGAGCCAGAACACCCGGGGCCTGGCCAGCCAGAGCAAGCCTTTGGTCTTGGGGAGGACCAACACCTTGGCAAGAAAGACTATGTTTGGGGGCCCCGGCCTGGCCCCCTTTGCTCAGAGCACCCCTTTCCCCGGGCCCCTTACCAGGAGCAGCGGCCTTGGCTTTGGGATGGCCTCTCCACCTGCCCACAGTTCTGTTGGGAGAGGACGTTTCAGACCATCGGCCTCTTCATTTTCCATTGGAGCAAAATCGAAACCCCCAAAGAGTCGGGAACAGGCGCATTCCCGAAGGCATCACGCCCACAAGAAGTAG